The following are from one region of the Sandaracinus amylolyticus genome:
- the thiO gene encoding glycine oxidase ThiO yields MSSPDVVVIGGGVMGCAIALRLATRGLRPVVLERSVPGAEASSVAAGILAPRIEHGEPGVATRCGVRSRELHERLAEELRERAGVDVGFRRCGAMIVATDDEDRLESRARSLRDGGAAAEHLDADEARRREPELGPAVRGAIDLPEEAQVEPPVLLRALAIAAERAGARFRSGATVRGVRTEGARITGVLVDDGTIDAGHVVVAAGSWTALVPGLPAPAQVVRPIRGQLVHTERRPCIASRIVFGAGGYVVPRPDGRVVCGATMEDAGFAKEVTLGGVATVIARATRVFPALADAPLVSSAVNFRPASPDELPLVGPAGPEGLWLATGHHRNGILLAPLTAVLIAEMIAEGATSIPDAAALDPRRFARGTA; encoded by the coding sequence GTGTCGTCGCCCGACGTCGTCGTGATCGGTGGAGGCGTGATGGGCTGCGCGATCGCGCTGCGGCTCGCGACGCGCGGCCTGCGCCCGGTCGTGCTGGAGCGCAGCGTGCCGGGCGCCGAGGCGTCGAGCGTCGCTGCGGGCATCCTCGCGCCGCGCATCGAGCACGGCGAGCCCGGCGTCGCGACCCGCTGCGGCGTGCGCAGCCGCGAGCTCCACGAGCGCCTGGCCGAAGAGCTGCGCGAGCGCGCCGGCGTCGACGTGGGGTTCCGTCGCTGCGGCGCGATGATCGTCGCCACCGACGACGAAGACCGCCTGGAGTCGCGCGCACGCTCGCTGCGCGACGGCGGAGCGGCGGCCGAGCACCTCGACGCCGACGAGGCGCGGCGGCGCGAGCCCGAGCTCGGCCCGGCGGTGCGCGGCGCCATCGATCTCCCCGAGGAGGCCCAGGTCGAGCCGCCGGTGCTGCTGCGCGCGCTCGCGATCGCGGCCGAGCGCGCCGGCGCTCGATTCCGCTCGGGCGCCACGGTGCGTGGCGTTCGCACCGAGGGCGCACGCATCACCGGAGTGCTGGTCGACGACGGCACCATCGACGCGGGGCACGTCGTCGTCGCGGCGGGGAGCTGGACCGCGCTCGTCCCCGGCCTGCCCGCGCCCGCGCAGGTGGTGCGCCCCATCCGCGGGCAGCTCGTCCACACCGAGCGCCGCCCGTGCATCGCATCGCGCATCGTGTTCGGCGCGGGCGGCTACGTCGTGCCGCGCCCCGATGGTCGCGTCGTGTGCGGCGCGACGATGGAGGACGCGGGCTTCGCGAAAGAGGTCACGCTCGGCGGCGTCGCGACCGTGATCGCGCGCGCCACCCGCGTCTTCCCCGCGCTCGCCGACGCACCCCTCGTGAGCAGCGCGGTGAACTTCCGCCCCGCGAGCCCCGACGAGCTCCCGCTGGTCGGCCCCGCCGGCCCCGAGGGCCTCTGGCTCGCGACCGGCCACCACCGCAACGGCATCCTGCTCGCGCCGCTCACCGCCGTGCTGATCGCCGAGATGATCGCCGAGGGTGCGACCTCGATCCCCGACGCGGCCGCGCTCGATCCGCGTCGCTTCGCGCGAGGCACGGCGTGA